A stretch of Salvelinus alpinus chromosome 4, SLU_Salpinus.1, whole genome shotgun sequence DNA encodes these proteins:
- the LOC139572819 gene encoding protein LRATD2-like: MGNQVEKLTHLSYDNVPTADPNGFDTEDELGPRIGVSYIFSADDDEQEERIDGPDRNQNEEEKQYDNCNELECVVYYRDESVYEKNLKLSDMCTYSTENLLNKCIPGDLVEFVATGQYPHWVVYVGDFQVVHLHRAEIKNNFLTDASQGKRGRIVNELYKFRALPPEVVVQNAMQQVGTRDRELYWRNSECFAAWCRFGKREFKIGGELRIGKQPYRLKMLFSEKKSHVLEFQSFDDLITEKRRNDQIGRDAVTQELANHLNSTDAEMKDGFHQSVN; this comes from the coding sequence ATGGGTAACCAGGTTGAGAAACTGACACATCTGAGTTATGACAATGTTCCGACCGCAGATCCGAACGGGTTTGACACGGAGGATGAGCTGGGGCCCCGGATCGGAGTGTCCTATATCTTCTCAGCAGACGACGACGAACAAGAGGAACGTATTGACGGACCGGACCGGAACCAGAACGAGGAAGAGAAACAATACGATAACTGCAACGAGTTGGAGTGTGTTGTGTACTACCGTGACGAATCTGTGTACGAGAAAAATCTCAAACTATCTGATATGTGCACGTATTCGACAGAGAATCTTTTGAACAAGTGTATACCGGGGGATTTGGTGGAGTTCGTGGCTACGGGCCAGTACCCTCATTGGGTTGTGTACGTAGGAGACTTTCAGGTCGTTCACCTGCACCGGGCTGAAATTAAGAATAATTTCCTGACAGATGCCAGTCAGGGAAAGAGAGGCAGGATAGTAAACGAGCTGTATAAATTCCGCGCTCTGCCTCCCGAGGTGGTGGTGCAGAACGCGATGCAGCAAGTAGGAACGCGAGACAGAGAGCTGTACTGGAGAAACTCTGAGTGTTTTGCTGCGTGGTGCAGGTTCGGGAAGAGGGAATTCAAGATAGGAGGAGAGCTCCGTATCGGAAAGCAGCCCTACAGGTTGAAAATGCTTTTTTCTGAAAAGAAAAGTCATGTCCTTGAATTTCAGAGTTTTGACGACTTGATCACGGAGAAGAGGAGAAACGATCAGATAGGCAGAGATGCGGTGACGCAAGAGTTAGCGAACCATCTCAACTCAACTGATGCCGAAATGAAGGACGGCTTTCATCAGAGTGTAAACTGA